CGATGACATTTAGGGAGTCGAAATCTTGAGCGATGAAGCTCATTTTCCCCTTCTTGAAGGCATACTCGTCCCAGCTCATCACCTCGGGTAGGGTATTCCAATCCGTTTCAAACTTGAACTCATTGAGCTTTCTCATAACTGACGATGTTGAGATAGATAGCCTGTGTGCAATCTGTTGCATTGCTTGATTTTCGATGAGTAATTGAGCGATCTTCTGGTTAACAGCGACAGAGATTTGGTGGTTTTTCTTGACAAGAGGAGTTTCAGCTACCGCCATTTTTCCGCAATCTTTACACTTGAAACGACGCTTTCGAAGACGGATAAGCAAAGGGTAGCCAGCAGTTTCTAGGTAGGGGATTTTAGAAGTTTTCTGGTAGTCGTACTTAGCCATTTGTCCCTTGCATTTTGGGCATTTAGGGGCTGTGTAGTCCAAGTGACCGTGGAGTTCTAAGTGAGTCCCCATATTATATTCATCAGTGATAGTGATATTTTTGTCTTTAATTCTGAGAAAATTTGTGATAAGATTTAGTTGTTCCATATGAACCCTTTCTAATATGAGTTTAGTCGCTTTTCATTATAGGTCATATGGGACTTTTTTTCTACACTAAAAAAGGCTCCATAATCTCTACAGTGGATTTACCCACTACAGAAATTATAGAGCCGCATAATTCATATGGTGATGAGACAGGTTTTGATTATTTGAAAAAATTAGGCATTAGCCATGTTCAATTACAGCCGATTTTTGACCATCATCAGACCTTCGATGCCGACGGAAATTATGCCTATAACTGGGGATATGACCCTGAAAATTTCAACGTCCCTGAAGCTAGCTTTTCAACGGTACCGCATAAACCAGAAAATAGGATTTTGGAATTAAAACAATTAATTCAAGCTTACCATTTTGCAAAATTAGTCATCAAAGTGATTAATGAATTAGCTAATTTAATTAATAACGATATTAGCTTAAATGGCAAACTTAAAGTTGTTTTTCTTGAAAATTATAATGTCAGTCTTGCGGAATTAATTATCCCAGCAGCCAATGTATCTGAACAAATTTCACTAGCTTCCAAAGAAGCATCTGGAGCCTCTAACATGAAGTTTATGATGACAGGTGCTATTACCTTGGCAACACTGGACGGAGCTAATATTGAAATTAAAGATGAAGTTGGCAGCGATAATATTGTCATCTTTGGTATGGATAAAGATGATGTCTATCGTCATTATGAACGCCATGATTACTATTCACGTAGTATTTATGAAAATAATACGATTATTCGATGTGTTGTTGACAGCTTTATCAATGGTACCATTCCAAATATTCAAGGTGAAGGAACAGAAATTTATGAATCTCTGATTATGTACAATGATGAGTATTTCTTGCTTGAAGATTTTACAGCCTATGTAGAAGCCCAAGAAAAGATTGACCAGCTCTACCGCAATCAAGATCAATGGATGCGCATGAGCTTTATCAATATTGCAAATTCTGACAAGTTCATCTCAGATGATACCATTACTCAATACGCTAAAGAAATATGGCAATTGAAAAACTAAAAATGAGGTTATTACCTACTTGATTTAGTAAAAATATAAAAACGTTTCCATAGAGTTTTCACAAAGAAGTTCTTTTTAGGACATTGTTTGTATAGAAAAACTCCCATAAAATGTTATTTATAATAGGAAGAAAAAATAGGAAGAAAACCTAATAAAGAAGCGATTTTGGTCGTTTCTTTATTTTTATTTTAAAAAACTAAACAAAGGTTAAGAATGAAATAGAAAAACTTTTCCAAAATTTGCGATTTCATTGACAATTTCCTAAAATAGGACTAAAATAACAAAGTAAAAAATTTTAAAAGGAGAATTCTTATGTTGAATTTAGCTATTTTAGCACTTGGTATTGCTGTTATGGGAGTGAGTATCGGTGAAGGTATTCTAGTTTCCAATATTGCAAAATCATCAGCTCGTCAACCTGAAATGTACAACAAACTCCAAACACTTATGTTTTTGGGTATTGCCTTTATTGAAGGTACGTTCTTTGTTCTTCTAGCATGTACATTCTTTGTTACTACAAAATGATATTGCTGAAGATTTTCTAAAAGAAAGGGGGGAATCAGTTGGAAACTGTCAGTAATCCAACAGTTCAATTTTTTGGCATAACTTTTGATTTAACCATTCTTGCCATGTCTCTTTTAACTGTACTGATTGCCTTTGGAATTACCTTTTGGGCGAGTCGCCATATGACAATAAAACCAAAAGGGAAACAGACATTTATTGAGTTTCTGTACGAGTTTGTGAGAAATACCATCCGTCCAAACTTGGGTGAGTACACAAACAATTATAGCTTACTCATGTTTACCTTTTTCTTTTTTCTTTTGGTTGCTAATAACCTTGGTTTGATGCTTAAGTTGCAGTCAGAAGAATATAACTTTTGGACGTCACCAACATCTAACTTCATGGTTGATTTCACATTATCATTGATTGTTGCTATTGTTGTTCACGTTGAAGGTATTCGTAAAAGAGGTTTAGCTACCTATTTGAAACACTATGTCTCACCATATCCTGTTATGCTTCCAATGAATATTTTGGATCAATTTACCAGTTTGATTTCATTGGCTTTGCGTCTCTATGGAAATATTTACGCTGGTGAAATTGTCATGTCCCTGATTATAAGTCTAGCTCACTCGAGTATCGTAGGGGCTTCTGTAGGCTTTGTTTTAAATCTCGCTTGGACAGCCTTTTCAATATTTATTGGATGTATTCAAGCTTATGTATTTACTATTCTTTCATCGAAATACATTGGTGAAAAAGTCGTTGAAGAAGAGGAATAGAAAGGGGATAGAAATAAATGTCTACACTTATAAATGCAACTAGTTTAGGTAACCTTATTATCACAACTGGATCAGTTCTTTTATTATATATCCTGATTCGCATCTTTGCATGGGACCAAATTACAGGAATTTTCAAAGCTCGTGAAGAAAAAATCTCTAACGATATTGATGGTGCAGAAGCTGCTCGTGAAAAAGCAGAAGCATTAGCTGCTAAACGCCAAGAAGAGTTAGCTGCCGCTCGTACAGAGGCAATACAAATTATTGATAATGCCAAAGAAACAGGTAAAAATCAAGAGGCTAAAATCGTTGCAGAAGCACTTGAAGAAGCAAGTCGCTTGAAAGCTAAAGCTATTCAAGATATTGAACAAAGTAAAGCAGAAGCTCTTTCAAGTGTTAAAAGAGATGTTGCTGATTTGACTGTTCTTTTAGCAGAAAAAATCATGACAACTAACCTTGACAAAAAAGCTCAAAGCAATCTCATTGATAGCTATCTTGACAAGCTAGGAGATGCCTAATGGATAAAAAGACACAAGCTCTTGTTGAGCAATATGCGAAAAGTCTCGTAGAAATCGCTATTGAAAAAAACAGTTTAGCTGAACTTCAATCAGAAACAGAAGCTTTGTTGTCTGTTTTTGAAGAGACAAACTTAGCTAAGTTTTTATCAAGTTTAGTCGTTTCACGTGATGAAAAAGTAAAACTTGTTAGGTTACTCCAAGAGTCTAGTTCAGTATACATGAACAATTTTCTTGAGGTAATTTTACAAAACGAACGAGAAGCGTTCCTAAAAGATATTTTAGAAGGTGTTCAAAAAGATTTTGTTATTGCAACTAATCAACACGACATTGTTGTGACAACGGCAGTAGCTTTAACAGATGAACAAAAAGAACATATTCTAGCTTTGGTTGCTGAAAAATTCGGTGTTAAAGCTGGAAAACTCGTTGAAAACATTGACGAATCAATCCTTGGTGGATTTATCATTAATGTTAACAATAAAGTAATCGACACAAGCATTCGTCGTCAATTACAAACATTTAAAATGAATTTGAAATAGAAAGTGGTGTGACTTTTGGCAATTAATGCACAAGAAATTAGCGCTTTAATTAAAAAGCAAATTGAAAACTTCCAGCCAAATTTTGACGTCACAGAAACTGGTGTAGTCACTTATATCGGTGATGGTATTGCCCGTGCTCATGGACTTGATAATGCCATGAGTGGAGAACTTCTCGAATTTTCAAATGGTGCCTTCGGTATGGCTCAAAACCTTGAGTCTAATGACATTGGTATCATTATTCTTGGAGATTTTTCTACAATTCGTGAAGGTGATGAAGTTAAACGTACTGGTAAAATCATGGAAGTGCCAGTAGGTGAAGCTCTTATTGGTCGTGTCGTAAACCCACTTGGTCAACCAGTGGATGGTCTTGGAGATATCAAGACAACTGCAACTCGTCCAGTTGAAACACCTGCACCAGGCGTTATGCAACGTAAATCAGTTTCTGAACCACTCCAAACTGGTCTTAAAGCGATTGATGCTTTGGTCCCAATTGGACGTGGTCAACGTGAGTTAATCATCGGTGACCGTCAAACAGGTAAAACATCTGTTGCGATTGATGCAATTTTGAACCAAAAAGGACAAGATATGATTTGTATCTATGTTGCTATTGGTCAAAAAGAATCAACTGTTCGTACACAAGTTGAAACACTTCGTAAATACGGAGCTCTTGATTATACAATCGTTGTGACAGCCTCAGCTTCACAACCTTCTCCATTACTTTACATCGCTCCTTATGCTGGTGTGGCAATGGCAGAAGAATTTATGTATAATGGAAAACACGTTTTGATTGTTTATGATGATTTATCAAAACAAGCGGTAGCTTATCGTGAACTCTCACTTCTTCTTCGTCGTCCACCAGGACGTGAGGCTTACCCAGGTGATGTTTTCTATCTTCACAGCCGCTTACTTGAACGTTCAGCTAAAGTTTCTGATGCACTTGGTGGTGGTTCTATCACAGCCCTTCCATTTATTGAAACACAAGCTGGTGATATTTCAGCTTACATAGCAACAAACGTGATTTCTATCACTGACGGACAAATCTTCTTGCAAGAAAATCTTTTTAACTCAGGTATTCGTCCTGCGATTGATGCTGGTTCTTCAGTATCACGTGTTGGTGGTTCAGCACAAATCAAAGCAATGAAGAAAGTTGCTGGTACCCTTCGTCTTGACTTAGCTTCTTACCGTGAACTTGAAGCCTTTACACAATTCGGTTCTGATTTGGATGCAGCAACACAAGCTAAACTTAATCGTGGACGTCGTACAGTTGAAGTGCTTAAACAACCTGTTCACAAACCACTTCCTGTTGAAAAACAAGTTGTGATTCTTTATGCACTTACCCATGGTTTCTTGGATGATGTACCAGTTAATGACATTTTAGCATTTGAAGAAGCTTTGTATGATTACTTTGATGCACATTACGAATCAATCTTTGAAACTATCCGTACAACCAAAGATTTACCAGAAGAATCTGTCTTAGATGCAGCTATTAAAGCCTTTAAAGAGCAGTCAGAATTCAAATAAGAGGGAGGTGGCATATGGCAGGCTCTCTTAGTGAAATCAAAGGGAAAATTATTTCAACTCAGAAAACAAGTCATATTACTGGTGCTATGCAAATGGTATCAGCTGCAAAATTGACTAAATCTGAGCAAGCAGCACAAAATTTCCAAATCTATGCTTCAAAAATTCGTCAAATTACTACGGATTTATTGAAATCAGAACTTATTAATGGTTCAACAAATCCAATGTTAGCCGCACGTCCAGTTAAAAAGACAGGTTACATTGTGATTACATCTGATAAAGGACTTGTTGGTGGGTATAATTCTAAAATCTTGAAAGCTATGATGGATCTTATTCAAGAATATCATGCTGAAGATGATAATTATGCTATTATTGCCATCGGTGGTATCGGAGCAGATTTCTTTAAAGCACGTGGTATGAATGTTGTATTTGAATTGCGTGGTTTGGAAGATCAGCCATCATTTGAACAAGTCGGCAATATCATTTCAAAATCTGTTGAAATGTATAAAAACGAATTGTTTGATGAATTATATGTATGTTACAATCACCATGTGAACAGCTTGACAAGTCAAGTTCGTGTCCAACAAATGCTTCCAATTGCTGAATTAGATGCTGATGAAGCGGCAGAAGAAGGGACAACTGGTTTTGAGTTAGAACCAAGTCGTGAATTGATTTTGGAACAACTCTTACCACAATATGCTGAAAGTCTCATTTATGGTGCCATTATTGATGCGAAAACCGCTGAACATGCAGCTGGTATGACAGCTATGCAGACAGCGACTGATAATGCTAAAAACATTATCGCTGACTTAACGACACAATATAACCGTGCTCGTCAAGCAACCATCACAAATGAAATTATTGAAATTGTAGCAGGTGCTAACGCACTAGAATAAAGGTGAGTATTTAATTCGCTCACGAAAACGGGATTGTATTCCTAAAAAATCTAAAAGGAGAAAAACATGAGCTCAGGCAAAATTGCTCAGGTTGTTGGTCCAGTTGTTGACGTTGCGTTTGCAGCTGGGGAAAAATTACCTGAGATTAATAATGCATTGATTGTTTATAAAGATGGCGATAAATCTCAAAAAATCGTTCTCGAAGTTGCTCTTGAACTTGGTGACGGTCTTGTACGTACTATCGCTATGGAATCAACTGATGGGCTTACACGTGGATTAGAAGTTTTTGATACTGGTCGTGCGATTAGTGTGCCAGTTGGTAAAGAAACTTTGGGTCGTGTGTTCAATGTTCTTGGGGAAACTATTGACCTTGATGAACCATTTGCTGAAGACGCACCACGTGAACCAATCCACAAAGAAGCACCAGCTTTTGATGAATTATCAACATCATCAGAAATCCTTGAAACAGGTATCAAAGTTATTGACCTTCTTGCCCCTTACCTAAAAGGTGGTAAAGTCGGACTTTTCGGTGGTGCCGGTGTTGGTAAAACCGTTCTTATCCAAGAATTGATTCATAACATTGCCCAAGAACACGGTGGTATTTCAGTATTTACTGGTGTTGGGGAACGTACACGTGAAGGTAATGACCTTTACTGGGAAATGAAAGAATCTGGCGTTATCGAAAAAACAGCCATGGTCTTTGGTCAAATGAATGAACCACCTGGAGCACGTATGCGTGTTGCCCTTACTGGTTTGACTATCGCTGAATATTTCCGTGATGTTGAGGGACAAGACGTGCTTCTCTTCATTGATAACATCTTCCGTTTTACTCAAGCAGGTTCTGAAGTATCAGCCCTTCTTGGTCGTATGCCGTCAGCCGTTGGTTACCAACCTACATTGGCAACTGAAATGGGTCAATTGCAAGAACGTATCACATCAACTAAAAAAGGTTCTGTTACATCAATCCAAGCCATCTATGTGCCAGCCGATGACTACACTGACCCAGCGCCAGCAACAGCATTCGCTCACTTGGATTCAACAACTAACCTTGAACGTAAGTTGACTCAAATGGGTATTTACCCAGCCGTTGACCCTCTTGCTTCAAGCTCACGTGCCCTTTCACCAGAAATTGTTGGTCAAGAACACTATGAAGTGGCAACAGAAGTACAACATGTCCTTCAACGTTACCGTGAATTGCAAGATATCATTGCAATCCTTGGTATGGATGAATTGTCTGACGAAGAAAAAACATTGGTTGGACGTGCACGTCGTATCCAATTCTTCTTGTCACAAAACTTCAACGTTGCTGAACAATTTACAGGTATGCCTGGTTCATATGTACCAGTTTCTGAAACTGTTCGTGGCTTCAAAGAAATTTTGGAAGGTAAATACGATGATCTTCCAGAAGATGCTTTCCGTAACGTAGGTCCAATCGAGGATGTAGTTGAAAAAGCTAAGAAAATGAATTACTAATGAGGTGATACCATGATATATATGACTGTTCAGGTAGTAACACCAGATGGTATCTGCTATGATCACCATGCTAATTTTATTTCAGTAAAAACACCAGATGGTGAAATGGGGATTTTGCCAGAACACATTAACCTCATTAATCCGCTTACTATCCACGAAATGAAAATTCGTCGTATTGATGATGATAATCACGTGGATTGGGTGGCTATCAACGGTGGTATTATGGAAGTGAAAGACAATCTCGTGACAATTGTTGCAGACTCTGCAGAACGTGAACGTGATATTGATGTTAGCCGTGCAGAACATGCTAAGATTCGTGCAGAACGCAAATTAGAACAAGTTCAAAGTACTCACAATATTGACGAAGTACGCCGTGCACAAGTTGCGCTTCGTCGCGCTTTGAACCGTATCAGTGTTGGTAAGAAATAATCCTAAAAAGTCAGCTTTGCTGGCTTTTTTTGTTGTGAGAAGCAAATTTTGCTATAATAAGGTTATGGAAATTTTAAATAGTACT
This sequence is a window from Streptococcus macedonicus ACA-DC 198. Protein-coding genes within it:
- the atpE gene encoding ATP synthase C chain, producing MLNLAILALGIAVMGVSIGEGILVSNIAKSSARQPEMYNKLQTLMFLGIAFIEGTFFVLLACTFFVTTK
- the atpB gene encoding ATP synthase A chain, encoding METVSNPTVQFFGITFDLTILAMSLLTVLIAFGITFWASRHMTIKPKGKQTFIEFLYEFVRNTIRPNLGEYTNNYSLLMFTFFFFLLVANNLGLMLKLQSEEYNFWTSPTSNFMVDFTLSLIVAIVVHVEGIRKRGLATYLKHYVSPYPVMLPMNILDQFTSLISLALRLYGNIYAGEIVMSLIISLAHSSIVGASVGFVLNLAWTAFSIFIGCIQAYVFTILSSKYIGEKVVEEEE
- the atpF gene encoding ATP synthase B chain, with translation MSTLINATSLGNLIITTGSVLLLYILIRIFAWDQITGIFKAREEKISNDIDGAEAAREKAEALAAKRQEELAAARTEAIQIIDNAKETGKNQEAKIVAEALEEASRLKAKAIQDIEQSKAEALSSVKRDVADLTVLLAEKIMTTNLDKKAQSNLIDSYLDKLGDA
- the atpH gene encoding ATP synthase delta chain, which gives rise to MDKKTQALVEQYAKSLVEIAIEKNSLAELQSETEALLSVFEETNLAKFLSSLVVSRDEKVKLVRLLQESSSVYMNNFLEVILQNEREAFLKDILEGVQKDFVIATNQHDIVVTTAVALTDEQKEHILALVAEKFGVKAGKLVENIDESILGGFIINVNNKVIDTSIRRQLQTFKMNLK
- the atpA gene encoding ATP synthase alpha chain encodes the protein MAINAQEISALIKKQIENFQPNFDVTETGVVTYIGDGIARAHGLDNAMSGELLEFSNGAFGMAQNLESNDIGIIILGDFSTIREGDEVKRTGKIMEVPVGEALIGRVVNPLGQPVDGLGDIKTTATRPVETPAPGVMQRKSVSEPLQTGLKAIDALVPIGRGQRELIIGDRQTGKTSVAIDAILNQKGQDMICIYVAIGQKESTVRTQVETLRKYGALDYTIVVTASASQPSPLLYIAPYAGVAMAEEFMYNGKHVLIVYDDLSKQAVAYRELSLLLRRPPGREAYPGDVFYLHSRLLERSAKVSDALGGGSITALPFIETQAGDISAYIATNVISITDGQIFLQENLFNSGIRPAIDAGSSVSRVGGSAQIKAMKKVAGTLRLDLASYRELEAFTQFGSDLDAATQAKLNRGRRTVEVLKQPVHKPLPVEKQVVILYALTHGFLDDVPVNDILAFEEALYDYFDAHYESIFETIRTTKDLPEESVLDAAIKAFKEQSEFK
- the atpG gene encoding ATP synthase gamma chain, which codes for MAGSLSEIKGKIISTQKTSHITGAMQMVSAAKLTKSEQAAQNFQIYASKIRQITTDLLKSELINGSTNPMLAARPVKKTGYIVITSDKGLVGGYNSKILKAMMDLIQEYHAEDDNYAIIAIGGIGADFFKARGMNVVFELRGLEDQPSFEQVGNIISKSVEMYKNELFDELYVCYNHHVNSLTSQVRVQQMLPIAELDADEAAEEGTTGFELEPSRELILEQLLPQYAESLIYGAIIDAKTAEHAAGMTAMQTATDNAKNIIADLTTQYNRARQATITNEIIEIVAGANALE
- the atpD gene encoding ATP synthase beta chain, which gives rise to MSSGKIAQVVGPVVDVAFAAGEKLPEINNALIVYKDGDKSQKIVLEVALELGDGLVRTIAMESTDGLTRGLEVFDTGRAISVPVGKETLGRVFNVLGETIDLDEPFAEDAPREPIHKEAPAFDELSTSSEILETGIKVIDLLAPYLKGGKVGLFGGAGVGKTVLIQELIHNIAQEHGGISVFTGVGERTREGNDLYWEMKESGVIEKTAMVFGQMNEPPGARMRVALTGLTIAEYFRDVEGQDVLLFIDNIFRFTQAGSEVSALLGRMPSAVGYQPTLATEMGQLQERITSTKKGSVTSIQAIYVPADDYTDPAPATAFAHLDSTTNLERKLTQMGIYPAVDPLASSSRALSPEIVGQEHYEVATEVQHVLQRYRELQDIIAILGMDELSDEEKTLVGRARRIQFFLSQNFNVAEQFTGMPGSYVPVSETVRGFKEILEGKYDDLPEDAFRNVGPIEDVVEKAKKMNY
- the atpC gene encoding ATP synthase epsilon chain, which translates into the protein MIYMTVQVVTPDGICYDHHANFISVKTPDGEMGILPEHINLINPLTIHEMKIRRIDDDNHVDWVAINGGIMEVKDNLVTIVADSAERERDIDVSRAEHAKIRAERKLEQVQSTHNIDEVRRAQVALRRALNRISVGKK